From the Garra rufa chromosome 23, GarRuf1.0, whole genome shotgun sequence genome, the window GATCGATGACAAGTCAGATGTGATCATGTCAGGTCATGTGAAGCCTGCATACCTTTTGAAAATAGGTTGTAAATGGCATTTAGTATTGACTGTATAACCATTAAAGGTCAAACTAAACTACTAAATTACACATAAAATGCTTTAACATGTTTTATATTTGCCGATTATCGTACTGAATGAGGAAAGACATTTTATGAGGCTGTTTTATGATATTCTAAACATTCTACTTTGACTTCTCAAGTGCATGTTTACCACAGTTTTTTGAGAAACAGGAAGTGGAGAGGATCAACACCCTGAGAAATGTGGTGTGGACCCATCTCAACCATCTCTCCCAGCAGTGTGTTGCCAGCGATGAGGTAACCTGACTGTGCGGCATCAGGTGGGACCCACATATGGAACTCGCCTCACCATGTGTGTCTGTGTTCACAGCTCTATGAGGAAGTGAGGAAGTCACTGGAGCAGTGTAACATTCAAGAAGACATTGAGCATTTTATCAACCTCAGAAGAACAGGAGACAAACCACCAGGTACTCTCAGCGGTGTGGTTTTCACAATAATACATTCAGGTCAAATCCAGTCAATATAAAAGGAATGCATGCAACTAATTTTGTATGAGGGTGATAGAATTCCCAACACAGATTTCTGATCAGTTGGTTACGCAAATTTTCTGCATTGACCTACAGATCACTACTTGGTTTGAAAGATTTCTAGAAGAAGCATACACCTCAAATagactatccaccttattttttaacgcagaagtaagccgttttctgtgaatgtggcagacttccggttcattagccgctgtagggaaataaggaagagaataacaaagtgcagtaaacggtgAAACTGTTTGCAcgacaaaccagtgtgttcataattaagataatacattaaaataatatgggaagacacaccagtttgcagtattaagcagcaaaacaataCAATTAGTTCAAACGACATTGTCCATGAAAAGCTCAAAGGTATTATTGATTGAAAATCTCATTTATGATTTTACATGTTCCAGTTTGATTATCACAAAACACTGATATCAAACCTAGACCACTCCGAACTTAAATATGCTCAGTGACAAATGAGATTTGACAAGGTTGGGAACATTTCCATTGAATAATGATTTACATTATTAACTTGCTAACCTAAAATCCACCCTTGCAAACACAGTGTGCTTTGACACTATTGCATAGTCAAATCGTGAAGTTCTCACTACACTGATAACATCAACCAAACAACGTTGCataaatatttgtattgtatTCACTGTTATACATTAAGAAATTTAAAGGTGAAATGTACAATTTTGCACCACTAGTGGCACCAAATGGAATTGCAGTATGTTTGAGCAACCTGACTGGTCTTCACTAATGAGGTGAGTTTGAGGGCGGGGCTAATCATTTGGCCAACCGATGGAAAACAGGAGATGACTATTTTTTGgccattatttttaaaaatctgtttggTGCAGTTAGTGGtccagaaattacacacttcactttTAAATCAGCTTTATAAAGGCCACAAAAATAGAATTTCTAGTAtaaaattttacacatttacatttctcttttttttttttctcaaaaagagctaTTATATGTTCTGAAGGTTATGTTATGTTAGCATCAATGAGGTACTATTAtggtttttaataatatttttaatcagttttcatttttatatttccatttttattttgtaattagttttagttcagttttagtttaaatttagttttattaataataaataatttcggACTTggctgtatatatatgtatatataatcatTATATGTTTTAGGTATTTTAGTACATCAGGTTAAGATAAAATGAGAATCTGAAATCATTTTTtatagtttactttattttagtaaatgtttattttatttaaactagcAATGTTTGATtgcttttaattttagtttcaattttagttttagtttaactataataacccagCTTTTATGCTGCCTTTTTGTCCTTATAAGAGCTTGATGGTCTGTTGTAAAGAAAAGTACTGCATGAACTCTGTTTGAGTTCCATTCAGTTTTATGACATTTTATGTATGGTCGAACTTTCCTGTGATCTTTTCTCAGCACCTGTTCCATATGAGAACTTCTACAACAATCAGCGATCGGCTCCCACTCGTTCACTTCCCACAGCTGGCAGGTGAGCCCTCCATCCTTACAGATGAAGCTCCATCATTTACCATTCAGCAATAAGTCTATTTTATTCCTTATGTAAATATGACCATCAGCTTTAATAGTATCTTACATCTTGCTGTGTTTTATTTCAGGAGAGCAGCAGCACCTCCACCACCAACTGCAGAAAGTATGAAAATATTATATGCATGCATACTGTATAGCAATGTGTTTATACATTCTCTTCTGCATGTTTATTCAATTCCCATTTCTTGTTGCATCTTTCATCCATCAGATGATCCTTTATACTCAACCGTAGCAGAACCAGGGTACAGCCTAATACGATACTAATAAGAACGTAACTCGGTAAGAATTCTCTCAGGAATGTAACCTTGACGTTTAATTTACAAACAGCAAAAATGAATGCCGGACCCAGTATTATACACTTAATAGTTGTTTATAAATCCCTTGAATACTCCCTTGAGGAAATGGtgtttaagttcattttttttctttttcagtctttCCGAGCCCTTCTGCTGCTCAATAGGAATATAGTGAAGGCATTTGTGACTTTTTGCCAGCTTCCTCATACCATGTGGTGAGAATATATTGTAGCCTGGCGAGAAGGGTGTCCTTGtttctgtttaaaaaacattaacttgCTAACCTAAAATCCACCCTTGCAAACAGTGAGCTTTGACACTATTGCATAGTCATAAAAAGGCAAATTGTGAAGCTGTCACTACACTGATAACATCAACAAAACAGCATTGTATAAAAATTTGTGTGtatttactgtaaaaaagtttGACGCATAGAATTTTAAAGGTGAAATGTAACATTTTGCACCACTAGTATAACCTTTTGCAATTTGAGCAGTCTGCTGGGttcaaccaatggtgtgagtttgggGGTGAAGCTACCAGTTTGGCCAATCAGTGGAAGACGGTGTGGAGCAGCTAGTGGTGCAGAAATTACATTCTTCACCTTTAAATCAGCTTTACAAAGGccacaaaatataatttatttctagtGTAAAATTCTACACACTGTCAATACATAGTCCTACATCAATGGATAGGTTGCTTCAATAAATGTATATAAGATTTGACCTCATTGTCTTGTGATAAACTGTGGCACATCAGCTTTTTTCCTCTGTTGGAAAGTGTCCGTTTGAGTCATGAATCGAAAAGAATTTCCAAGAACCCTTCAGCGTGAACTTTAGATTCTGAAGTGTGCAGACACTCTACATTTTGCTTTCCCACAAGGTCACAAAAGCGTAGGAGCCATCCGTTTTGAAACCTTTAAGTGagaagttcttaaaagaaccattttgtctTGGTGTGAAGAACTTTCTAAATCAAAAGAACTCATGTCCACTAAGAAGAACCTTCTGTGCATTGGAATGTTCCATGGATATTGAAGGTTCTTGTTGGAATCATTgattccaataaagaacctttatttttaaaaaaagggaATTCAGAAGCAGACTTGCTCAAATAAGGACTTGAACAAAGTTTCTTTGATCTACATGGAATACTCTGGATTTTTCACAAATTCAACTCTTTGAATCACACAAACATGAAAAttcatgtcattaattactcaccctcatgtcattccaaactgtaagaccttcgttcatcttcggaacacaaattaagatattttttgatgaaatccgagagttttttaaaaataaaaataaaggtgctttaaaaggttcttcatagcgatgccattgaagaaccctttttggttccacaaagaaccattcaatcaaaggttctttgaagaaccaccTCTTTCTACCTTtgtataatctgaagaaacttctttcaccacaaataaccttttgtgaaacagaaagggtcttcagatgttaaaggttctttatggaaccatttagaccaaaaaggttcttctatggcatcctgaagcacctttatttttaagagtgtactaccaTGCTATGAGAAAactttctgtgcacaaagaaaacttaCATAGGTCAGAAAGCtcacggatttcatcaaaaataacttaaaggttgtatcagcgattctaggcgtgtcaaattcagctgacctttcttcatgatccgctcgctgcctgccccataaattggctgtaaaaaaaaacgcgtctctgtggtcaacctagggtccgagatatgccaaaaaaacaatcggtgctagcaacgattccacagcaaaacaaacagcgttccaaccaatcaccgtcagggggttggtgttgtggactttcgtactggtgcagggatttgagggaggcagagcgaaagtccacaacaccaaccccctgacgctgattttggcatatctcggaccctaggctgaccacagagacttctatggtgcccccaagtttgcacttccaaaatgcagattaaatgcagcttcaaagggctctaaatgatcccagccaaggaataaaggtcttatctagggaAATGATTGGTTTAAAAACagttacaatttatatgctttttaacctcaaatgcttgtcttgcctagctctgcatgaactctgtgtattccagttcatgacagttagggtatgtcgaaaaacttccatctcattttctccaccaacttcaaaattgtccaccaatcgttttgctaaacaagacccttctttcctcggctgtgatcgtttagagctctatgaatctgcattttgagaaactcaggggcaccatagaagtcaattatatggagagaaatcctgaaatgttttcctcaaaaaacatttctttacgactaaagaaagagtacattatctgtaaatttttgttctgaaagtgaactaatcctttaattactcactctcctgtcgttccaaacccgtaagacattcgtttatcttcagaacaaatattaaaggttgtatcagcgatttcaccgtcaggtgttgtggactttcgctctgcctccctcacatccctgcaccagtacgaaagtccacaacaccaaccccctgacggtgattggttggaacactgtttgttttgctgtggaatcgttggtagcaccgattgtttttttggcatatctcggaccctaggctgaccacagagacgcgttttttttacagtcgatttatggggcaggcagcgagcggatcgtgaagaaaggtcagctgaatttgacactttatgtttcaggtttgaaatcgctgatacaacctttaatatttgttctgaagataaacgaatgtcttacaggtttggaacgacaggagagtgagtaattaaagtattagttcactttcagaacaaaaatttacagataatgtcctctttctttagtcgtaaagaaattatgtttttcgaggaaaacatttcaggatttctctccatataatggacttttatggtgcccctgagtttgaacttccaaaatgcagattcatagagctctaaacgatcacagccgaggaaagaagggtcttgtttagcaaaacgattggtggacaattttgaagttggaggagaaaatgagatggaagtttttcgacataccctaactgtcatgaactggaatacacagagtacatgcagagctaggcaagacgagcatttgaggttaaaaagcatataaattgtaactgtttttaaaaaaataaccaatcatttccctagataagacccttcttccttggctgggatcatttagagccctttgaagctgcatttaatctgcattttggaagtgcaaacttgggggcaccatagaagtccactatatggagacaaatcctaaaatgttttcctcaaaaaaacgaaTTTCTTTTGATAACttcttttaataaatttaatctttacgactgaagaaagaaagacatgaacatcttggatgacaagagggtgagcacattatctgtaaatttttgttctgaaagtgaactagtcctttaatgacagaattttaattttggttgaATGAACCCTTTCAGTGCTCATTAGGAACCCAAAGAAACCTACAAGATCCAGTTGGTGTGTGAGAGGTGAAAGCCTTTCCATGTGGAAAAACCTTGGTCTTTACTGTACTGTGGTCCCTGATTGCAGTCTTAAAGCACACTTTTCCATCGCCCCCACTCATGTTCAGATCAGATATGACTGATGGGGTGGCTGTAACCACCTGAAGCCCTTGGAAAGCCCCAAATATCTTCACCTTCTCTGCGTTCAACCCTTCAGAGGACATCTCAAGGCTTTGATTCTGAGTCAGGTCTGAATCTTCTCTTATTTGCTGAGGAGCTTGTTCATCCTGGTCCAGCTGGGCCTTCAGATGCTCCAAGTCTAGTTGTACAAGTTCACTTTCAAGTCTGGGCTGCTTGGAACTTGATGGACAGGTCAAGCTGGTGTCCTCAGCATCTTCACACAGAAGGTCATTCCAGCTGGACCATAGCTGTCGCTTGACGCCTGATGTTTGGGTTTCTATGTCAGTGGTGGTGGGGTTAGATAAAGCTGTGGAAGATGGATCTGATGGGTCGTTCTGTGTCAGCAGAGAGATCCAGGAGTGTTCAGAAGAATGGTCTCCTGTTGGCCTTGCAGGAGTGCAGTGTGATACTGAGTTGCTCTGGAACGATGTTGTCAGGGCCTTGAAGACAGGAAGTGGAATTGACAAATGGTCATTCGAGGGTGTGACACTGAAAATGTGGAGGTCTTGCTGCCCTCTGGCTGCTGAAGTTTTACAGAAGTATGTGTAATGTGATATTACAGTTTATAAAACAGATAGGTGCAGTCCTTACTTCTGAAAGGTGAATAACATTCATAATGCAAATAATTACCATTTCACTGCTTAACACCCATGAACTGTTcactatatcaaaataaaaaatgctaaatattatatgtataaaaagatatatttaaaattaaccTATATTAATGGTCCCACAGTTAAATGTTAGGCTAACTCACTAAGTTAACAGGTGAAACAGGATAATATAATGGGGCAAAGACAATTATTTTTTCTTTGGAATAACATTATTAGTTGAAGTGTTCATAAGACCAGGAATGTGCAGTGAGAAGGTAAATAACTTTTGaattcagttttgattttatGCTACATTTTTGCTGATTTTATGTTGTGATTTTAAGGCCtggatttaaatttttttccaaCAATCCtgtttttatatctcgcaataatgacttcttttttcttcttagatataaactcacaattaaaaaaaattaaacagaattgtgagatataggtttagaactgcaagatataaacttgcaattatgagaattcagaaatgtgagataaaaggCTCAATGAcctcttttattttatattcttggaagaaaaaaaaagtcagatgtaAATGCAGGATGTAAATTGTCCGAATTGTCATTTCATATCTGGCAATactgacattttttctttttagttcatatttgagaaaaaagtcactttttatactttgcaattctgagtttatatctcatattttAAAAATTAGA encodes:
- the mcidas gene encoding multicilin, which encodes MCLSLQLHATLRRKQEEISALKESNAQLRNLAKQTEHYTTILDALTTSFQSNSVSHCTPARPTGDHSSEHSWISLLTQNDPSDPSSTALSNPTTTDIETQTSGVKRQLWSSWNDLLCEDAEDTSLTCPSSSKQPRLESELVQLDLEHLKAQLDQDEQAPQQIREDSDLTQNQSLEMSSEGLNAEKVKIFGAFQGLQVVTATPSVISDLNMSGGDGKVCFKTAIRDHSTVKTKVFPHGKAFTSHTPTGSCRFLWVPNEH